A region of Sugiyamaella lignohabitans strain CBS 10342 chromosome A, complete sequence DNA encodes the following proteins:
- the SLI15 gene encoding Sli15p (Subunit of the conserved chromosomal passenger complex (CPC); complex regulates kinetochore-microtubule attachments, activation of the spindle tension checkpoint, and mitotic spindle disassembly; other complex members are Ipl1p, Bir1p, and Nbl1p; GO_component: GO:0005694 - chromosome [Evidence IEA]; GO_component: GO:0032133 - chromosome passenger complex [Evidence IDA] [PMID 19158380]; GO_component: GO:0000775 - chromosome, centromeric region [Evidence IEA]; GO_component: GO:0000777 - condensed chromosome kinetochore [Evidence IEA]; GO_component: GO:0005737 - cytoplasm [Evidence IEA]; GO_component: GO:0005856 - cytoskeleton [Evidence IEA]; GO_component: GO:0000776 - kinetochore [Evidence IEA]; GO_component: GO:0005828 - kinetochore microtubule [Evidence IDA] [PMID 11724818]; GO_component: GO:0005634 - nucleus [Evidence IEA,IEA]; GO_component: GO:0005819 - spindle [Evidence IEA]; GO_component: GO:0005876 - spindle microtubule [Evidence IDA] [PMID 11724818]; GO_component: GO:0051233 - spindle midzone [Evidence IDA] [PMID 12566427]; GO_function: GO:0030295 - protein kinase activator activity [Evidence IMP,IPI] [PMID 10385519]; GO_process: GO:0007059 - chromosome segregation [Evidence IEA]; GO_process: GO:0007059 - chromosome segregation [Evidence TAS] [PMID 11724818]; GO_process: GO:0006468 - protein phosphorylation [Evidence IMP,IPI] [PMID 10385519]; GO_process: GO:0006468 - protein phosphorylation [Evidence IDA] [PMID 17504936]; GO_process: GO:0032465 - regulation of cytokinesis [Evidence IMP] [PMID 16615892]): MPSPRKEKLALMNHDGLNSSANSFNLPKPPSRGLVGTPTKHGSKGTTNNNSATALQNIGFTSDKENLTPVSNTFAKTMDSNKPKDVSSDASKRLNVLSPKFENGIYQPTPSFETTLRSPQKSSTIKPNTVSNAKSYGGMKENGYVLRVESDQSISRPQGISQFHMQQVSTPSHTSSANETVKEIQTSKSIADITNKDNTKPTISGSSSQQSTGDLINSSTPKVAPTVFPSTASVDDDEDEDEFIDAKEDNNDSSFLAISQSIRKTNIPENKAIERYSFLSIKQIASNQGPSSTQMGKLEGQISSPKPGSYESDDSLDSSPVSRNTFAFASLPAREPLTKKSLSKILSDSPEFSRHNSIAAEADRALRLQASSERSEGLPAEKSEVPPPPSDAPKRESIPTKPIPVVKPTVRSSVIKNIVAQENIGTYSAIKQSTQASQRVSSVNSTKSVTQSSQPTAESVSSSKLPQKVTETPKRQLAEVKAPDSGNSLMSRTAGGVLRFAKQLFFEPSHDKIKTLPEVQPTPAPSSKQDTWSRLMAPTYASTRKNLNTSPVRIPSSEAPSVTAPPSPSPSFGGAKSTVHVLPPSTTSTTKSSNITADAPPSPTKSLHREPFKHTPVPVKSQPPTVKPPSKPVIPASAAKPAANISKAAPKVSTTASAATSITVTTSSQAAVVKGSNVKLTKQQLQPKQQPSSQPKVTLKLPLTGRKDPMAENKGTNTNTSVSGNSASASLNLTSSTSSRGNPVIGPGTSLNPKAQSRPIAPATIKKDIPSTTHPKVPPSSNIQSISKPTIPVSGAADSATSQPRIIQKARFDQDKSKKRTSDQAFTTPMPERSGVLTSGGLKKAKTPGLTKTPSTASTSTLGMVGSQLKKPSHATSGSMMKSTLLQQAKVVASNSIPQVEGVKFSNDKIRFGGQSSTATTPGQTSTKTPSTLRQVTSINSNSKPHGLIFTPQAQQQRQQLMLPETILPEIMSESEDDDDGNILQDWANSPELRSMLIRQQKIDPDQVFGPIAPLHMDEIFKQSRVSRFRPRSSSANWSGQDRLTQQEIERYAQEMGYRKD, from the coding sequence ATGCCGTCTCCTCGTAAAGAGAAGCTTGCTTTGATGAACCACGATGGCTTGAACTCATCAGCGAATAGTTTTAATCTTCCTAAGCCTCCATCGAGAGGTCTGGTTGGAACCCCAACTAAACATGGCTCAAAAGGAAcgacaaataataatagtgcCACAGCACTTCAGAATATTGGTTTCACTTCTGATAAGGAAAATCTCACTCCTGTTTCTAATACCTTTGCTAAGACCATGGACAGCAATAAACCTAAAGATGTTTCGTCTGATGCATCGAAACGTCTCAACGTTCTCAGTCCTAAATTTGAAAATGGAATTTACCAACCGACTCCTAGTTTTGAGACCACATTGCGTTCGCCCCAGAAATCTAGTACTATTAAGCCAAATACTGTTTCAAACGCAAAATCGTACGGAGGTATGAAGGAAAATGGTTATGTTTTACGAGTTGAAAGCGACCAATCTATTTCAAGACCCCAGGGCATTTCACAATTCCACATGCAACAAGTCTCAACCCCGTCCCATACTTCTTCAGCTAATGAGACTGTCAAAGAAATTCAAACTAGCAAGAgcattgctgatattacAAATAAAGATAATACCAAACCTACAATTAGTGGATCCTCATCTCAACAGTCCACTGGTGATCTAATAAACTCTAGTACACCTAAGGTTGCCCCGACAGTTTTCCCCAGTACTGCTTCTgtggatgacgatgaagatgaagatgagttCATTGATGCTAAAGAGGACAATAATGACAGTTCATTTCTTGCAATAAGCCAATCCATCAGAAAGACAAATATTCCAGAGAATAAAGCAATTGAGAGGTACAGCTTTTTGTCCATTAAGCAGATAGCCTCAAATCAAGGACCATCATCCACCCAAATGGGAAAATTGGAAGGCCAGATATCTTCTCCAAAACCAGGCTCATACGAATCTGACGACTCGTTGGACAGTTCGCCTGTATCCCGAAATACTTTTGCATTTGCAAGTTTACCAGCTAGAGAACCACTTACTAAGAAATCGTTGTCCAAGATTCTCTCCGATTCACCTGAGTTCTCTAGACACAACTCGATTGCAGCAGAAGCCGACAGAGCCTTGCGATTACAAGCTAGTTCTGAGAGATCTGAGGGACTGCCAGCAGAGAAGAGCGAGgttccaccaccacccagcGATGCACCAAAGCGAGAATCTATCCCGACAAAGCCTATTCCAGTAGTGAAACCAACCGTCCGCTCTAGTGTTATTAAGAACATTGTAGCCCAAGAAAATATCGGTACCTACTCGGCGATCAAACAATCGACACAAGCGTCTCAGCGTGTAAGTAGTGTGAATTCCACAAAGTCAGTAACTCAGAGCAGCCAGCCTACTGCTGAATCagtttcatcttcaaagCTACCTCAAAAAGTCACCGAAACACCAAAGAGACAGTTAGCAGAAGTAAAAGCTCCTGATAGTGGCAACAGTCTTATGTCCAGGACTGCTGGAGGTGTTTTGAGATTTGCAAAGCAGCTTTTCTTTGAGCCCTCGCACGACAAGATTAAGACTTTACCGGAAGTGCAGCCAACTCCAGCACCGTCGTCAAAACAGGATACATGGTCAAGGCTGATGGCACCCACCTATGCCAGTACTAGAAAGAATCTCAACACATCTCCAGTAAGAATTCCGTCATCTGAAGCACCCAGTGTCACAGCTCCACCTAGTCCTAGTCCCTCCTTTGGTGGAGCCAAATCCACAGTTCATGTTCTTCCTCCGTCAACTACGTCAACTACGAAATCATCCAATATTACAGCTGATGCACCTCCATCGCCCACTAAGAGTTTACATCGAGAACCTTTTAAGCATACGCCGGTGCCGGTGAAATCTCAACCCCCAACGGTAAAACCACCTTCCAAGCCGGTAATAccagcttctgctgctaagcCTGCGGCAAACATATCTAAAGCAGCTCCAAAAGTATCCACTACAGCATCGGCTGCAACCAGTATTACGGTGACAACGTCATCTCAGGCAGCCGTAGTTAAAGGGTCGAATGTCAAGCTCACAAAACAGCAACTCCAACCGAAACAACAGCCTTCAAGTCAGCCGAAGGTCACCTTGAAACTTCCTCTTACCGGGAGAAAAGATCCCATGGCTGAAAATAAAGGAACAAATACAAATACTTCTGTTTCTGGAAACTCAGCTTCTGCATCGCTTAACCTTACAAGTAGCACAAGTTCTAGAGGAAACCCGGTTATTGGACCGGGTACTTCTTTGAATCCCAAAGCTCAAAGTAGACCAATAGCACCTGCCACTATCAAAAAAGACATACCGAGCACAACTCATCCAAAAGTACCGCCATCCTCTAATATTCAGTCGATAAGCAAGCCAACGATTCCAGTatcaggtgctgctgacagTGCTACTTCGCAACCGAGAATTATACAAAAAGCTCGCTTTGATCAAGATAAATCAAAGAAGCGTACATCTGATCAAGCCTTTACTACTCCTATGCCGGAGCGTTCAGGCGTCCTAACTTCAGGTGGACTTAAGAAAGCTAAAACCCCAGGGCTGACTAAGACTCCTTCTACTGCTAGCACCTCTACACTGGGAATGGTAGGCTCTCAACTCAAGAAGCCATCGCATGCCACTTCAGGTTCAATGATGAAGTCTACATTACTCCAACAGGCCAAGGTAGTTGCTTCCAATAGTATCCCACAGGTTGAAGGAGTTAAATTTTCAAACGACAAAATTCGATTTGGAGGTCAATCATCCACAGCTACGACGCCTGGACAAACTTCCACAAAGACACCAAGTACCCTCAGACAAGTCACAAGCATCAACAGTAACAGCAAGCCTCATGGACTTATATTTACTCCCCAAGCTCAGCAACAGCGACAACAGCTGATGCTGCCAGAGACGATCCTACCAGAAATCATGTCAGAGTCggaagatgacgacgatggtAACATTCTCCAGGATTGGGCCAACTCACCAGAGTTGAGATCAATGCTCATCAGGCAACAAAAGATCGATCCTGATCAGGTATTCGGACCCATTGCCCCTCTGCATATGGACGAGATTTTTAAACAGTCGCGGGTATCTAGATTTAGACCCCGTAGTTCTTCGGCTAATTGGTCGGGACAAGACAGGTTGACTCAGCAAGAGATTGAACGGTATGCTCAAGAAATGGGCTATAGGAAGGACTAG
- the CNS1 gene encoding Cns1p (TPR-containing co-chaperone; binds both Hsp82p (Hsp90) and Ssa1p (Hsp70) and stimulates the ATPase activity of SSA1, ts mutants reduce Hsp82p function while over expression suppresses the phenotypes of an HSP82 ts allele and a cpr7 deletion; GO_component: GO:0005737 - cytoplasm [Evidence IEA,IEA]; GO_component: GO:0005737 - cytoplasm [Evidence IPI] [PMID 9819421]; GO_function: GO:0030544 - Hsp70 protein binding [Evidence IDA] [PMID 15044454]; GO_function: GO:0051879 - Hsp90 protein binding [Evidence IDA] [PMID 12788914]; GO_process: GO:0006457 - protein folding [Evidence IPI] [PMID 15044454]; GO_process: GO:0006457 - protein folding [Evidence IGI] [PMID 9819421]): protein MSSNPDWTPPKRYVPGPGMPSLPPQLTEFSDYSPDQIVKELKRLPFFMTDLEADEGEDNVEIEALKALAYDGEPDEIATNFKEQGNDCYRQKNYKDAIEFYTKALDVKCEVDEINVACYVNRAACNLELKNYRRCIGDCKLALKISPKNVKALFRSSKAYLAVDRVDEALACADYALSIDPDNAALKSLKTSAETRRDRLAELEQKRKKAIELKETKKRNLEVALQSRNITLINTAIGGAGNDDQQRSMHQDLKISLRDELNPGSDLSVPLLFLYPLEMESDIFQQSDLEAPINFFLSQLFENPPPWFSKSSSHQTDYQLSNLEVFVQTISGGLAKVGKKSSIIKVLSMKSPVIPVMDGVARFFVVPKNRAEEWTSSWNKQQAQQLMQGE from the coding sequence ATGTCGTCTAATCCTGATTGGACGCCTCCAAAGCGATATGTCCCTGGTCCAGGGATGCCATCTCTACCGCCTCAGCTCACAGAGTTTTCGGACTACTCCCCAGATCAGATTGTTAAGGAACTAAAACGGTTACCATTTTTTATGACAGATCTGGAAGCTGACGAAGGTGAAGATAATGTAGAAATCGAAGCATTAAAAGCACTTGCTTATGATGGTGAGCCTGATGAGATTGCTaccaatttcaaagaaCAAGGAAACGACTGCTATAGACAAAAGAACTACAAGGATGCTATTGAGTTTTATACTAAAGCACTGGATGTCAAATGTGAAGTGGATGAGATTAACGTCGCTTGCTATGTTAATCGAGCTGCTTGTAATTTagaactgaaaaattatagACGCTGCATTGGAGACTGCAAATTAGCTCTCAAAATTTCCCCCAAAAATGTCAAGGCATTATTCCGCTCGTCTAAAGCATACTTAGCGGTTGATAGAGTTGACGAGGCCCTAGCTTGTGCTGATTATGCTTTATCTATAGATCCCGATAATGCTGCACTCAAAAGCTTGAAAACATCTGCTGAAACTCGAAGAGATAGATTAGCTGAATTAGAACAAAAACGGAAAAAGGCTATTGAACTTAAAGAGACCAAGAAGAGAAACCTAGAAGTGGCATTGCAATCGAGGAATATCACCTTAATTAATACAGCGATTGGTGGGGCTGGAAACGATGACCAACAGAGGTCGATGCATCAAGATCTAAAAATCTCACTTCGGGATGAACTCAATCCTGGATCGGACTTATCAGTACCTTTGCTATTTCTCTATCCTCTCGAAATGGAAAGTGATATATTCCAGCAGTCTGATTTAGAAGCACCAATCAATTTTTTCCTGAGTCAACTGTTCGAGAATCCGCCACCATGGTTTTCGAAGTCCAGCAGCCATCAGACAGATTATCAATTGAGCAACTTAGAAGTTTTTGTGCAAACAATAAGTGGAGGCTTAGCTAAGGTTGGTAAGAAATCCTCTATTATCAAGGTACTTTCAATGAAGTCACCAGTTATTCCTGTTATGGATGGTGTTGCACGGTTCTTTGTTGTGCCGAAAAATAGAGCTGAGGAATGGACTTCGAGCTGGAATAAACAGCAAGCCCAGCAGCTGATGCAAGGCGAATAA